Part of the Oreochromis aureus strain Israel breed Guangdong linkage group 20, ZZ_aureus, whole genome shotgun sequence genome, TAATTACTTTTGGGGTGAAGCTGCTGTAAGCTGTGAGGTCAAGTGCGCCACTTGACTCATCTTTAGCGTCATCCGACTCTGGTTTTGACCCGCTCTGGGGAAATTCATCAAGAGCAGGCTGAGGAGATTTGCCGTTATTGTTGTTTACTGGAGAAGAGGAGCGAAATGACACGGCCGAGTCTGAGATGGAGGGACTACGGCCGTTTTGATACTCCTGCTCTCTCTGAGCTGGTGGGGATTCTTTGGATGTTCCTTCACTTTCTGAAGTAGTGCTATTTTGTCGTTTCAGTGCAAGGGCAGAGGAGAGATTCTTCAAAACATCTAGACTGGATAACATTGCAGGGGCTGCAAGCTTCTGTGGTTGCTCCTCAGCGGCAGATGGCAGGGAATTGGAGGAGTCGTTTGCAGTCTTGTTCAGCTCTGGCTCTTGATCTTCCATGCTGGCTTCAAATCCGTTGGCGTCGATGGGCTTCTCTTCTGGGAGAGAAGGCACAATTGCTTCTGCAGGTTCAAACTGGTTTTCTGGCATCGGGGTGTTGGGGATCTGCCCACCCATGTGCATGCGAATGTGCTGCTGCAGAACCACTGCGTTTGTGAACTTTTTCTGGCAGATTGGGCATGAGTGTTGCATTTTAAGAGGAGTGCTAGCCCTGTGCACACCATAATGAGCCTTGAGGTTACCCTTTGTGGTGAATGCGCGGCCACAGATTTTGCACTTGTACGGCCTTTCGCCAGTGTGTGTGCGGTAATGCATTTTGAGTGAGCTCTGACAACTCAGTACCCTATGGCAGATCACACACTCATTGGGATCACCAGTCTTCTTCTCCAGTCCATCCACCATCTGCTGAAGTTTTGCTGTTCCAGAGCTTTGCTCCCCTAGGAGAGCATTACCATTCATGTGGTGCAATGTTCCAAGCAGCTCTTTAGCATCTTTCTGGTTGGGCTCCAGGCCCGCCTCTTGGCCATACACAGACGAAACATTTGGGGAGCCATCACTTGTTGATGGCGAGGGTCTCTGGGAAAATGGATCACCCCCAAAGCCATCAAATGTTTTGAACCCTGGCATGGATGATGGGTTGAAAACAGCCGGTGGGTGACTTAGCACAGGCTTCATTTCAGTTATGTTTGACTCATCCATGGGTACGGACATACCAAAGGGAATCCCACTGCTGGTCGGAATATTGTCAAGGTGCTCGGGTACAGGATGAGGATTCATGCTGATGTTAGGATATTTGTCTTTATGCCGCTGGAAATGCACTTTGAGGTTTCCCTTAGTTGTGAAACGGTTTCCGCAGATGTTACACTTGAAAGGCCTCTCCCCGGTGTGAGAACGCAAATGAATCTGGAGGgcactgtcatttccaaaagtCTTTCCACAGTATTTGCACTTGTGCTTGTATAGCGGGTCCCCATTCTTTGATTCTGGTGGGATGTTCAGCATCTTTGGCTTCACTTTTTTGGAGGCATCGATCCCTGCCTGGACACCACTGAACACGCTAGGGAAACCCAGAACACCTGGAGACTGTGGCATGAGTACTGGTAAACGTCCGGCTAGATCTGGAGCACCCTTTAAAATGTCTGTGTTTGCGGTCATCGAGCCCATTCCTGCATTCAGAGCAGGAGACATGCCAGTGGGTAGAGGTAGTTTACCTTGCTTTAGTTTCTCCATGGAAAGGCTCTGACTGCCGGTTCTTTTTCCTATCAGTGCTGCTGCAGCAGACAGTTGCTGAGAGAGATGTGCACCAAGGGCCCTCAGAGGATCCATTGTTGACTCTACTGATGATTGGAGACCCTGTGGGATCATCATGGCTATTTGGATTCTGATCTGTTCAGTGAGCTGGATTTGCTGTAGCTGTTGCTGCTGGAGGCACACTAGCTGTTCCAAGATTACTGGAATGGCCTGCATGGCATCCTGTGAAGTCTGAGAAGTGTTTGAAGGAATTTGGGAAACGGCCACTTTAGTGTCAGCCATGGTTTCAAGAGTAACATTTGAATCTTGCATTTTCAGGGAGGGTTGGAAAGTCATCTCAGGACCAGCAGACATCTCTCCCTGATCCTGGTGTCCGGAATCCTCTGCATTTGCACTGGACTCCTCCTCCAATCTTTCCAGCTGGTCTGTGTTGGCATGCGATGGAGAATGATTGCTGGAGTGGCTGTCTTCGTGATCACTGGTAAGGCCTTCAGAAGAACCCTGTGAATATTTCTCAGGCTCGTCACTGCCATCTCCATCTTTCATGATGACCACTTGTTgactttttgtgcaatttttctCATGTTCAAGAAATTCTTCTTCATCAAAGAATTCAGCACAGCACTTGGTGCACACTCTGGTTTCATCCATTCTGAACCTCTTTACTTCATTTCCAATCTCCTCAGCGGAATCACCTTGATGAATCCCTTCAACGAGAGAATAAAGTATTTACATGAATACTTCTTATACAAT contains:
- the sall4 gene encoding sal-like protein 4 isoform X2, which codes for MSRRKQAKPQHINSDEPGSMENGIHQGDSAEEIGNEVKRFRMDETRVCTKCCAEFFDEEEFLEHEKNCTKSQQVVIMKDGDGSDEPEKYSQGSSEGLTSDHEDSHSSNHSPSHANTDQLERLEEESSANAEDSGHQDQGEMSAGPEMTFQPSLKMQDSNVTLETMADTKVAVSQIPSNTSQTSQDAMQAIPVILEQLVCLQQQQLQQIQLTEQIRIQIAMMIPQGLQSSVESTMDPLRALGAHLSQQLSAAAALIGKRTGSQSLSMEKLKQGKLPLPTGMSPALNAGMGSMTANTDILKGAPDLAGRLPVLMPQSPGVLGFPSVFSGVQAGIDASKKVKPKMLNIPPESKNGDPLYKHKCKYCGKTFGNDSALQIHLRSHTGERPFKCNICGNRFTTKGNLKVHFQRHKDKYPNISMNPHPVPEHLDNIPTSSGIPFGMSVPMDESNITEMKPVLSHPPAVFNPSSMPGFKTFDGFGGDPFSQRPSPSTSDGSPNVSSVYGQEAGLEPNQKDAKELLGTLHHMNGNALLGEQSSGTAKLQQMVDGLEKKTGDPNECVICHRVLSCQSSLKMHYRTHTGERPYKCKICGRAFTTKGNLKAHYGVHRASTPLKMQHSCPICQKKFTNAVVLQQHIRMHMGGQIPNTPMPENQFEPAEAIVPSLPEEKPIDANGFEASMEDQEPELNKTANDSSNSLPSAAEEQPQKLAAPAMLSSLDVLKNLSSALALKRQNSTTSESEGTSKESPPAQREQEYQNGRSPSISDSAVSFRSSSPVNNNNGKSPQPALDEFPQSGSKPESDDAKDESSGALDLTAYSSFTPKVIKEEPGMSFSNGDYASSNMPFMRIPPTLASLEMKIPPENPLGPHGLFSSHVPQGTAMPSSVSPAQRRSAKPHVCNVCGKNFSSASALQIHERTHTGEKPFACHICGRAFTTKGNLKVHIGTHMWNNSSRRGQRLSLDNPMALMAMTSDAKMMPEMMQAPKELVAPPMNFDPSLWNQYANAAFSGGLTMKTNEISVIQGGGIPLPGSPAGGPLIGSTGGLMKIDGSHSGLPATMAEIEKNGSDSVPKSQFPHFMEEGKIAVN
- the sall4 gene encoding sal-like protein 4 isoform X1, encoding MSRRKQAKPQHINSDEPGSMENGIHQGDSAEEIGNEVKRFRMDETRVCTKCCAEFFDEEEFLEHEKNCTKSQQVVIMKDGDGSDEPEKYSQGSSEGLTSDHEDSHSSNHSPSHANTDQLERLEEESSANAEDSGHQDQGEMSAGPEMTFQPSLKMQDSNVTLETMADTKVAVSQIPSNTSQTSQDAMQAIPVILEQLVCLQQQQLQQIQLTEQIRIQIAMMIPQGLQSSVESTMDPLRALGAHLSQQLSAAAALIGKRTGSQSLSMEKLKQGKLPLPTGMSPALNAGMGSMTANTDILKGAPDLAGRLPVLMPQSPGVLGFPSVFSGVQAGIDASKKVKPKMLNIPPESKNGDPLYKHKCKYCGKTFGNDSALQIHLRSHTGERPFKCNICGNRFTTKGNLKVHFQRHKDKYPNISMNPHPVPEHLDNIPTSSGIPFGMSVPMDESNITEMKPVLSHPPAVFNPSSMPGFKTFDGFGGDPFSQRPSPSTSDGSPNVSSVYGQEAGLEPNQKDAKELLGTLHHMNGNALLGEQSSGTAKLQQMVDGLEKKTGDPNECVICHRVLSCQSSLKMHYRTHTGERPYKCKICGRAFTTKGNLKAHYGVHRASTPLKMQHSCPICQKKFTNAVVLQQHIRMHMGGQIPNTPMPENQFEPAEAIVPSLPEEKPIDANGFEASMEDQEPELNKTANDSSNSLPSAAEEQPQKLAAPAMLSSLDVLKNLSSALALKRQNSTTSESEGTSKESPPAQREQEYQNGRSPSISDSAVSFRSSSPVNNNNGKSPQPALDEFPQSGSKPESDDAKDESSGALDLTAYSSFTPKVIKEEPGMSFSNGDYVASSNMPFMRIPPTLASLEMKIPPENPLGPHGLFSSHVPQGTAMPSSVSPAQRRSAKPHVCNVCGKNFSSASALQIHERTHTGEKPFACHICGRAFTTKGNLKVHIGTHMWNNSSRRGQRLSLDNPMALMAMTSDAKMMPEMMQAPKELVAPPMNFDPSLWNQYANAAFSGGLTMKTNEISVIQGGGIPLPGSPAGGPLIGSTGGLMKIDGSHSGLPATMAEIEKNGSDSVPKSQFPHFMEEGKIAVN